TCGAAACCTTGAAGACCACGCTTGGCGGCATCGCGAATCTGGAAGGCCTGAGCTTCGGCCCGAAGCTGGCCAACGGCAAGCGCTCGCTGGTGGTGGTGGCCGACGACAACTTCCCCACCGCCGATTCGCCCACCGATCGCAACCAGATCCTGGTGTTCGAGATCCAGCCCTGACTTCAGGCGCGCCGCCGGCGCTTGCCTACAATGCCGACAGCCCCGCCTTGGGGCTGTTGTCGTTTCTGAAGCCATGCAGCTGCCCCTGATCGCCCCCGGAAAGAAATTCAATCAGCCGCGCCCGCCCGGCTCGGCCGATGCGCTGCTGCTGGCCCGCTATTGCCGCCAGCAGCTGGCCGCCGGCCGGCTGACCGCCATCGTCACCGCCGAGCCGGCCGACACGCAGCGGCTGGAGGACGAGCTGAAGTTCTTCGCGCCGGAGCTGCGCGTGGCCGTCTTCCCCGATTGGGAGACCCTGCCCTACGACACCTTCAGCCCGCACCAGGACCTGATCTCCGAGCGCCTGGCCACCCTGTGGCGCCTGCTGCAGGGCCAGGGCAAGCCGGTGGCCGAGCGCGAGGTCGACGTGGTGCTGCTGCCCGCCAGCACCGCCCTGGTGCGCCTGGCGCCCGCCAGCTTCCTGGCCGCCACCACCTTCAATTTCAAGCAGAAGCAGCGCCTGGACGAGGCCTCGCTGAAGAGCCAGCTGACCCTGGGCGGCTACACCCATGTCAGCCAGGTCGTGTCGCCCGGCGAATACGCGGTACGCGGCGGCCTGATCGACCTGTTCCCGATGGGCTCGCCGGTGCCCTACCGCGTGGACCTGTTCGGCGACGAGGTCGATTCGATCCGCACCTTCGACCCCGACAGCCAGCGCAGCCTCTACCCGGTGCCCGAGGTACGGCTGCTGCCGGGCCGCGAGTTCCCGATGGACGAGGCGGCGCGCCAGGCCTTCCGCGCACGCTGGCGCGAGAAGATGGACGGCGACCCGACAAGATCGCGCATTTACAAGGACATGGCCCAGGGCATCGCGACCGCGGGCATCGAGTTCTATCTGCCGATCTTCTTCGAGCAGACCGCGTCGATCTTCGATTTCGTCGGCGCTGACGCCGCGCTGGCCCTGCATGGCGAGGTGGATGAGGCGCTGAGCCGCTTCTGGACCGATACGCGCGAGCGCCATCGCTTCCTGCAGCATGACCCTGAGCGGCCGATCCTGCCGCCCGAGGAGATCTTCCTGAAGGTGGAGGAGTTCTTCGGCCTGACGCATCCGCACCCGGTCCTGGCCTTGCGCGGCAACGAGCCGGTGGACTATGCGCGGCCGTTGCCCGATGTCTCGGTCGAGCGCGGCGCGCAGGAACCGCTGGCGCGCCTGGCCGCGCATCTGCAGTCAACCCCGCACCGCGTGCTGCTGCTGGCCGAGAGCGAGGGCCGGCGCGAGAGCCTGCTGGAGCTGCTGCGCGACAACAGGATCGACCCGCCCTCGGTCAAGGACCTGGCCGAGTTCGAGGCCGACACCAGCGAGAAATTCGCGATCACCGCCGCGCCGCTTGCCGCCGGCTTCTTCTGGCATGAACCGGAGGATGGCCGGGCTATCCAGCTGTTCACCGAGACCGAACTCTTTGCGACCACGCCGACCACGCGCCGGCGGCGCAAGCAGGAGCAGGTCAGCGACGTCAATGCGCTGATCAAGGACCTGTCCGAGCTGAAGGTCGGCGATCCGGTGGTGCACAGCAACCATGGCATCGGCCGCTACCAGGGCCTGATCAATATCGACCTGGGCGACGGTGCTTCGGAGTTCCTCCACCTGGAATATGCCGACAAGGCCACGCTCTATGTGCCGGTGGCCCAGCTGCACCTGATCAGCCGCTACACCGGCGTCAGCGCCGAGGAAGCGCCGCTGCACAAGCTGGGTTCCGGCCAGTGGGAGAAGGCCAAGCGCAAGGCGGCCGAGCAGGTGCGCGACACCGCGGCCGAGTTGCTGAACCTCTACGCCCGCCGCGCCGCGCGCGAGGGCTTTGCCTTCCGCTACTCGCCGCACGACTACGAGGCCTTCGCCGCCAGTTTCGGCTTCGAGGAGACGCCCGACCAGCGCGCCGCGATCCATGCGGTGATCCAGGACATGATCAGCCCGAAGCCGATGGACCGCCTGGTCTGCGGCGATGTGGGCTTCGGCAAGACCGAGGTGGCGCTGCGTGCCGCCTTTGTCGCGGTGATGGGCGGCAAGCAGGTCGCCCTGCTGGCGCCGACCACCCTGCTGGCCGAGCAGCATTACCAGAACATCGCGGACCGCTTCGGCAAATGGCCGGTCAAGGTGGCCGAGATGAGCCGCTTCCGCTCGGCCAAGGAGATCAAGGTCGCGATGGAGGGCCTGGCCGACGGCTCGATCGACATCGTGATCGGCACCCACAAGCTGATCTCGGGCGACGTCAGGTTCAAGCGCCTGGGCCTGATGATCATCGACGAGGAACACCGCTTCGGCGTGCGCCACAAGGAGGCGATGAAGGCGATGCGCGCCGAGGTCGACGTGCTGACCCTGACCGCCACGCCGATCCCGCGCACCCTGGGCATGGCGCTGGAAGGCCTGCGCGACCTCAGCGTGATCGCCACCGCGCCGCAGCGCCGCCTGGCGATCAAGACCTTTGTGCGCACCGAAATGAGCGGCGTGATCCGCGAGGCGGTGCTGCGCGAGTTGAAACGCGGCGGCCAGGTCTACTTCCTGCACAACGAGGTCGAGACTATCGAGAACCGCAAGCAAAAGCTCGAGGAGCTGCTGCCGGAGGCGCGCATCGTCGTCGCCCATGGTCAGATGCCCGAGCGCGAGCTGGAGCGGGTGATGCGCGAGTTCGTCGGCGGCAAGCACAACGTCCTGCTGTGCTCGACCATCATCGAGACCGGCATCGACGTGCCGAGCGCCAACACCATCATCATCAGCCGCGCCGACAAGTTCGGCCTGGCCCAGCTGCACCAGCTGCGCGGCCGCGTCGGCCGTTCGCACCATCAGGCTTATGCCTATCTGATGGTGCCCGATGTGGAGGGGCTGACCAAGCAGGCCGCCCAGCGCCTGGAAGCGATCCAGGCCATGGAGGAGCTGGGCTCGGGCTTTTACCTCGCCATGCACGACCTGGAGATCCGCGGCGCCGGCGAGGTGCTGGGCGAGAACCAGAGCGGCAACATGATGGAGGTGGGCTTCCAGCTCTACAACGACATGCTGTCGCAGGCCGTGCGCGACCTGAAGGCCGGCCGCGAGCCGGACCTGCTCAGCCCCCTGTCCGCCACCACCGAGATCAATCTGCATGCCCCGGCCCTGCTGCCCGACGCCTATTGCGGCGATGTGCACCAGCGCCTGTCGCTCTACAAGCGCCTGGCCACGGCCGAGAAGAGCGAGCAGATCGACGCAATGCTGGAGGAGATCACCGACCGCTTCGGCAAGCTGCCGGCGCAGGGGCAGACCCTGTTCGACACGCACCGCCTGCGCGTGCTGGCCAAGCCCTATGGCGTCTTGAAGATCGACGCCGCGCCGACCGTGATGAACATCAACTTCCGCCCGAATCCGCCGATCGACGCGATGCGCGTGATCGAGCTGGTGCAGAAGAACCGCAACATCAAGCTGGTCGGCAACGACAAGCTGCGCATCGACAAGGCGCTGTCCGACCCCAAGGACCGCGCACAAGCCATCCGCGAGGTGCTGCGGCTCCTCGGCCAACCGATCAAGCAGGACTGACGAAGACACACGCCATGCAAGACCCGACCCTCGTGATCCAGGGCTTCACGCCCCCGCTGCGACTGGCCGATTTCCGCATCGCGGCCTTCGACATGGACTCGACCCTGATCAATATCGAATGCATCGACGAGATCGCCGCCGCCGCGGGCCGCAAGACCGAGGTCGCCGCGATCACCGAGGCGGCGATGCGCGGCGAGATCACCGACTTCAAGGACAGCCTGCGTCGCCGCCTGGCGCTGCTCAAGGGCGTGCCGAAATCGGCGCTGGAGCAGGTCCTGTTGACGAGGCTGCAGTTCAACCCCGGTGCGCGCGAGCTCTGCGCCGCGCTGAAGGCCGCCGGATGCAAGCTGGTGCTGGTCTCGGGCGGCTTCACCTTCTTCACCCGCTTCGTCGCGGCCGAGCTGGGCATGGACTACGTGCGCAGCAACGAGCTGGAGTTCGACGCGCAGGGCGCGCTGACCGGCGGCCTGGTGATGCAGCCCTGGGGCGAGATCTGCGACGGCGAGGAGAAGCGCCGCATGCTGCTGGCCTGCTGCGCCGAGATCGGCGCGGACGCGAAGACCCAGGCGATCGCGGTCGGCGACGGCGCCAACGACCTCTTGATGATGGGTGCCGCCGCGCTGTCGGTGGCCTACCACGCCAAGCCCAAGGTGCGGGAGCAGGCGATGGTCGCGATCAACGAGGGCGGTCTGGATCGGCTGC
This genomic stretch from Roseateles sp. DAIF2 harbors:
- the serB gene encoding phosphoserine phosphatase SerB, which codes for MQDPTLVIQGFTPPLRLADFRIAAFDMDSTLINIECIDEIAAAAGRKTEVAAITEAAMRGEITDFKDSLRRRLALLKGVPKSALEQVLLTRLQFNPGARELCAALKAAGCKLVLVSGGFTFFTRFVAAELGMDYVRSNELEFDAQGALTGGLVMQPWGEICDGEEKRRMLLACCAEIGADAKTQAIAVGDGANDLLMMGAAALSVAYHAKPKVREQAMVAINEGGLDRLLTLLR
- the mfd gene encoding transcription-repair coupling factor — encoded protein: MQLPLIAPGKKFNQPRPPGSADALLLARYCRQQLAAGRLTAIVTAEPADTQRLEDELKFFAPELRVAVFPDWETLPYDTFSPHQDLISERLATLWRLLQGQGKPVAEREVDVVLLPASTALVRLAPASFLAATTFNFKQKQRLDEASLKSQLTLGGYTHVSQVVSPGEYAVRGGLIDLFPMGSPVPYRVDLFGDEVDSIRTFDPDSQRSLYPVPEVRLLPGREFPMDEAARQAFRARWREKMDGDPTRSRIYKDMAQGIATAGIEFYLPIFFEQTASIFDFVGADAALALHGEVDEALSRFWTDTRERHRFLQHDPERPILPPEEIFLKVEEFFGLTHPHPVLALRGNEPVDYARPLPDVSVERGAQEPLARLAAHLQSTPHRVLLLAESEGRRESLLELLRDNRIDPPSVKDLAEFEADTSEKFAITAAPLAAGFFWHEPEDGRAIQLFTETELFATTPTTRRRRKQEQVSDVNALIKDLSELKVGDPVVHSNHGIGRYQGLINIDLGDGASEFLHLEYADKATLYVPVAQLHLISRYTGVSAEEAPLHKLGSGQWEKAKRKAAEQVRDTAAELLNLYARRAAREGFAFRYSPHDYEAFAASFGFEETPDQRAAIHAVIQDMISPKPMDRLVCGDVGFGKTEVALRAAFVAVMGGKQVALLAPTTLLAEQHYQNIADRFGKWPVKVAEMSRFRSAKEIKVAMEGLADGSIDIVIGTHKLISGDVRFKRLGLMIIDEEHRFGVRHKEAMKAMRAEVDVLTLTATPIPRTLGMALEGLRDLSVIATAPQRRLAIKTFVRTEMSGVIREAVLRELKRGGQVYFLHNEVETIENRKQKLEELLPEARIVVAHGQMPERELERVMREFVGGKHNVLLCSTIIETGIDVPSANTIIISRADKFGLAQLHQLRGRVGRSHHQAYAYLMVPDVEGLTKQAAQRLEAIQAMEELGSGFYLAMHDLEIRGAGEVLGENQSGNMMEVGFQLYNDMLSQAVRDLKAGREPDLLSPLSATTEINLHAPALLPDAYCGDVHQRLSLYKRLATAEKSEQIDAMLEEITDRFGKLPAQGQTLFDTHRLRVLAKPYGVLKIDAAPTVMNINFRPNPPIDAMRVIELVQKNRNIKLVGNDKLRIDKALSDPKDRAQAIREVLRLLGQPIKQD